TAGAAGATAACATCAGCAACAAAGGTCCCCACGGGCTGACCCCCAAATCTCCGAGTAACCAGGCTAAAGCTGTTAATATCTCCAACATCAAGCTGTCCGAACCCCCCACCTACGATAAGAGTGCCCAAGTAAGAATAATTACCAATAGCTATGACTGTCTACATGtacaaaacataattttgtaGGATAAAATACTTGcatatacatgcattaaaaagtaggtacatgtatatatataaaaagactAAAGACATTACCAAactgaaaatcaaaaaattatttgacgGTCAGAATTATGTTTAGTGAATTTTTCTAATGATATTAACGagattatatatacatatttttttatggacATATCATAAACGGTAGGTAAATAATAAGATATGTcaatttgatattgaaataaCATGAATAGCAATTTAGTAGGAATATGTGTCCTAGTAAGTACATTAAATtgattgattatatatatatttttttacattttgggattgatatacatgtacaactctGTATATTGGTTGGTGATTTGATTTGTCAGGTTGCGACAAGAGCTGCCTATGGAACAGCCCTGGTGAAGATCGGCAAGAACAACGACCGAGTGGTTGCCATGGACGGCGACACCAAAAACTCCACATTCTCCATCAAGTTTAAGGTCAGTCAAGATTTCATAATTTCTGTAAGTTCATCACAATTATGAGGTGCAAGACTTTAACCCATTATTGGAAACCTACTGTCCATATTCTTTAATTTGCTTAGTTGTAAGAAATGAAATATCAAACAGTCCACTGAATGGGTTTCTGACCGTAGAGACTGTCATACCAATATAAAAGTAGGAacatattatgtaatattaagaaaatgtttcaaaagTTATGATGGAAGATTTTGGTTACTAGTAAACGTGGTTATATTGACGAGTTCAAAATTTGACGATTTTTTAGTAAGAGACAATTGgtgagttttaattttgacgAATTTTTTAATAAGAGTAAGAAAATCAAAAGCTGAGGGAAAACATCGGCTTAGTTGACATAGACATGAGAACGTCGATAGTTAAACCGCTTCATGCAAAATGGGTGCAGAAAGTTCATGATGTCATCAGCAAGGATTGCGACTTTCTTGCGAACTCTTTTACAAGCGTtggtattaataaaatttaactttgatttaaaaaaaagtctgtACTGATTTGATGGAATAAAATTGttctttgtattttgtttttattcactaTACGATATTGCCTGAGGTAACAAAGTAGGTCAAACACGGCATGATAATTACGCACACAAAGTTATTATAGAATGTTGTGACGATTGAGTGATAATAGCATCTAAAACATGGTTGTTTagattttatgggttttttcaaTGCTAATTATGTGTTTTTATagctatttaaataaataaatcattaactTTAATCTAGTCCTAACGGGAAAATGCCGATTAAAAATTCTGGTATAAATAggctatatatatgatatgaagTTTGGCGAGTGGAAATTTTGacgagaaaataaaaatcgccAACATAGTCAAAATTAACACATCGTCAAAATTTCCACGTTTACAGTACCTTAAATTGAAGTGTAGATTTTATTGTGATACGTAGATATTctcatttaagaaaaatgaagTCAGCGTTATAGCAATGCTAGATATTGTATCATCAAGTGTTATAATGGTAATGTGCTGGATATTGCATCATCTGCATGTTTCCAATGCTTTTACATAGGAGGCCTTCCCTGACCGATTCATTGAGTGCTTCATCGCGGAGCAGAACCTTGTGGGAGTGGGGATTGGCTGTGGAACCCGTGGAAGGACCGTGCCATTCATCTCCACATTCGCCTGCTTCCTGAGCAGGGCTTTTGATCAAATTAGAATGGGGGCAATCTCACAGACTAATGCCAACTTTGTGGGCTCTCACTCTGGGGTGTCTATTGGTAAGTGATGGATGAGTTTGCTCAGTATAAAAATAACAGCCTTGATTCCATgaaattatgtatatatatatatatgtttctgAAGTAACATGAACATACAATTTTGCAAAACCATTCACTGACAATAAAAGTctgttttcaatttatttgaaatatatatcaatCACTAtagatttcacaatttaaaagCAGGTTAATATATTTCTTTGGTGAAAATTTCCCtgtaattttattgatattagCCTCCTCACTTTGAATACAGTataccaaaacaaaacatacatcTCCGCTGAAATATATCCTGTTTGATTGGTATGTATTCTGTTAAAATATCTCTGTTTAGTAACTTGATTGGTAATTACTTGACCCCCATAGGAGAAGATGGTCCCTCCCAGATGGCGCTAGAGGACCTGTCCATGTTCCGCAGTATCCCGGGCTCTACAGTGTTCTACCCGAGCGATGCCGTGTCCACAGAGAGGGCCGTCGAGCTGGCAGCTAACACCCCCGGGGTCTGCTTCATTAGAACCAGCCGCCCCAATTGTCCCATCCTTTACTCCCCAGACGACAACCTACAGATTGGAAAAGCCAGGGTATACCTCTTTCTTTGCTTGTTCTCTGATAAAATTCTGCATTGCTATGGTTCTTAGATTACAATCTTTATTGAATTTCTAATAAATGTCAGATGTTACGACAACCTGTACAggttcaatattttgatatttttattaattgtaaGTTGCATAAATTTAAGGTGTATAGGTATCACAAAggtattacatttttttctttttaagattttaaaaacgtctaaaattttattttgtgtatgatagggtcaagtggtttgcattttaatatttacatgtacatagaaagagctttttgtgtattttgtaaaatcaaCCCCAGTTGTAAATTTCCACATCATGGTACATTTACtgttaattataaaatgaattttcattgtgATGGATAAActtttgaagaaaagaaatcattttacattGAGGCCAATTAATTTATACCTATCAGTAACATACTTGTTGTGACTTGGTGAGTTTGTGTTGTAGGTGGTACGTAAGAGTGACAGTGACAAGGTGACAGTGATTGGTTGCTGTGTGACCTTGTTCGAAGCCCTGAAGGCAGCAGACAAACTGGCCATCGATGGAGTCAACATCCGCGTGATTGACCCATTCACCATAAAACCTATCGACGCCGAAACAATTCGCAGCAATGCTAAGGAAACTGGAGGCAAAATCATCACTGTGGAGGACCACTACCCTGAAGGTATGAATAATGTCCCAATACTTTAAAAGGGTTTTGTTATATAACTATATGATTTATGGTATATATATTCCTTGTGGTCCAATCGTTCATTTCGCTGGATTTAttttaaaggttatttaatattttcctaTTGATATGcatgtactggtacatgtactcaCAATATACTCGAGGGTTTTATAAATGTCAGCAGAAAATGGTTAGACACTTAACACAGTGCAACTAAAAACTGTCATCTCCAATAAAAACACTTTAACAGTTACTGTAGTACAATACCGATATTTCATgtcataaattatttttgtaggAGGTTTGGGTGAAGCTGTATGTTCTGCAGTGGCCTGTTGCCGTGACATCACTGTAAAAAAACTGGCAGTACAGGAAGTCCCCAGATCTGGCAAGAGCGCAGAACTCCTGGAGAAATACGGAATCAGTGCTAACTGTATTGTCAAGGCTGTCAATCAAATCCTGTCCCAGTAACCTGGTGCCTCACCGAACTATCGGTTCTCTACAACTGTAGCCAGAGTTCTAGTGGATGCAGACTTCACTTTGTATTAGATTTGTACTCTCcttgtttgactgttttatattaacCACAATCAGAAATTGGTGCGATTTGATGTTAATTTTGATACGATTTGATAATACTGTAAGCCAGTGCTTTGATTCATCAAGATCTTTGTCTCAAGATAGTTGTTGACCAACagattataattatattgtttatgATTTATTGTTGCCAGATGCTAGTGAAATAAATTTGACACAAGACATAGTTTTTCTCTTGACTtggttaatgtacatgtatatgtacaaatgtactGGTTTATTGAAGATTAAAATACCAAATAAAAGCACATTCTCAACTGACAagtgtaaacaaatacatgtataatgatttcacatgtatattgtaaactGTTAGTCAATCTAATGGTAAAACGAGtacaaacatgtacatgcagtCCCTTAATTAGCATCTCATAAGAAAATAAGCTAAACATGTGTATCAGTAAGTGAAAATCATGAATAAAAGAGATAATGTCTATCACCTCAcccagtccaaaactagcgcaactacatgtatttgtgtaaatgtacaaCACTTTAGCTCTTGTTAACCAAAATGTTTCCATAGAGCTAGAGATCTGCAGCTACTATTGTGACAGTAATAAGTTCAAGATGAGATCTACCCTATGTTtttaatcatgatttttttcacacaattaccggtacatgatatacatttacatctgtacatgtattaaatgaggtttaatatcaaaacaataattattgtcTTCTCCTGAATTCTGGCCTTGAACCTGACTCATATTGCCAAAGTCACATGGTCCTAAATTGTAGATTTCTCCCTGAATATTTGGAGATATCATATGCTTGACGCGAAGGCTTGTAGATGTGTTCGGGGTTTAGCATACTCTCAGCTTAACACATCTCTGTAGGGCTTTTCTGGCTGAAAGTCTAAATTCTGGATCTCCTGTAGACCCtgaaaaaacaattatatatttgtaaCTCATTGTTATTTTGACATccttttgcattaaatttgcCCTGATTTTCACTTGGCTTATTTAGAAACACAACTATCCACatgatataaatgataaaatcttgtatatttatcattattaattaaataaaagtattatatagtaaaaaatgttattataagtacatgtatatctttattaCCTGTAGAACGAGTTTAATGTGGGCCTTAATTTTAGCTGCATCCTTAGTAAGGACTTCTATCTTAGAATTAATCATAGAAACTTTCTTCTCTATGAAGGCTAAGGCTTCGTCATGAGTCATTTCCAAGAAAAATCCAAACCCAACTTTTACATAAATCATGGAGGCATCTGGACTACAATACCACAAATTTAGAAAAAGTGAAATGTgaatgtaacattttgttttaacagtTTATCTGTTGAATAAATGCTGTAAATTCCTAGTGAGAAATTAACATTTGTTTAGACGTTAATTCATAACAAAACCCACTATAGAACTTTTATAGTTAAGTATATTATACATTGCTACATTTATATTCGATAACTTTCAATTGCATTGTTAGATGCAAAGTTGAGACttaattaaaggaaataaaatgtactaaaaaaaggaatctacagtatgtgATTAGTACTTTAAAATTGACTgtttaaaaaaccccaaaagcTCCCTTATAATCTGGATTGGTCTTAAGTGTgctgaataaaatttttatactaAAATTAACTTACACATTTGCTTGAACATAGAAATTGCAGCCCAAGTCCACTTTGGTTTTAAGACCATCACTTTTGTAATTTGATTCCTGCAAAAATCAAAGCACTAtaatgttagttttttttttctcttttagaTACTTTTGACAAATTAACATGCCTGGACACTTCTCCAATCGGGATAATTAATCAAAGGTCTGGTCTCaagacaattaaaaaaagatttaatttttaaagttgtcagcaaatgtaaaaaaaaattgttaaagaatTGTGAACAGGTTAATACAATCATAAGTTAGAGTTTGACTAAGTATGTGTACCTTTAATCTCTCAATGACAGTTTTAAGTTGTAAGTATTCTGCTACCTCTCCATATAGCCTGTCTCTTTGTTCAATAACTTGACTGAAAGAGAATTAACTTGATATCAGATTTAAATGCTTTCACATGTAAGATATATCACAGTCAGGTACATGTGTCTAAATGCATAGACTTGAAATCAAGTTTCTAGGtcagaggtcaaggtcatagTAAATCTCTGTGTAAGATCCTTGTTCTGGGCATATTTTCTCTCAACTTGGGCACATGTGACTCATACTTCATCAACAGGATAAAAATGTCTTCATCTAAAGAGTGCCCAATCAATGGTATGGATGAAAGAATtatagtcaaaggtcaaagtaAAGCTCTCTATTGCATCTCTTCCCTTGTTTCTTCAACCAGAGTGCAATGATTGAAATCACTTTAAGTGTGCAGTGACCCTGAacttattaaaaacattttgggGAGAAATGCATTATTTTGGCATACatgattttagtatttaacCAATTGGGTTGAAAATTATTAGAGTTCATCCTATCACCATACTTAAGAGTTAAGATGAATATGAAGTTAAACATTGGTGCAAGGGTTTTCTTTGAATCATGCTTACAAGACTGAAATAGTCACACATACAAACATACACACACATGAACAGCAGCAATGCTACATTCTCTTTGCAATAAGTTGCGTGAGGGGATAAAAATGTTAAGTCCTTTTTTAACTCTTTTTCATCCTACAGTCATTTACTAAAAGTGGGACCATTTGAGATAGTCACCAAGtcaatattatcaaaatatttaatattttttaacatatgattgtcAGAGAGCTGATACAAATACTGGGGCTATGAGATAGCTCATTTGGTAgtgcacctgactagagattcagggggcccggtcGGGTTCGAATCCCAATTTGGTTCATCATTATTTCTAACATTCTGTTACACTTGGTTCAGAGCCAACCCCTGAAACTGCCAGGGGAAATGAAGAATTTGAGAATCTATCTCTGAGGGCAAGATCATTTAAGGGAGAAGCCCGCCTGAGGAAAGGTAAGTAATGGTCAGACAAGGAATATCATGCATGGTAATTTATAATATGAGCATGTCTGCAACCTTAATCATATTAATTGCCTTCAATCTTTCATTaggaaaaatatatgttaattacgAAAGGAGGAGTAATTCTAGATGGACACCACCTCTTTGATGTAAAGATGTTTGAACAAGTAAATGTACAGAGCTTATTATTGTCAGTGACCTACATTGAATGTAAACTAACTTATTGTATGACAATGTCCCTGTCAAAAATACAATAGGTACATTAATCTTTTGTCATGGACATTACTCTTTGAACACTTGTACGCTACCTCAAATCTGCTTTCAATCTTTCATTTAGAAACTGTTCGTATTGCACAACTTTTGATGGAATGCCTTCTGCACACATGTTATCGAGAAtgacaaagtgaaagtagaatgATTTCCCTCAATTTACGACATTTGTATACCATATCCATTCATTCTGTAATATTTCGtttcataaaaatttaaaaacttttcagAATTTCTCATATTTATTGGCCTAGGTGAATCAAAACTATGAAAGATaaactaatttttatttttatatgctGCCGTATTATGACTATTTCCGGTTGGCAAAATGGCCGAGCTGCTTCTTGATTCTGATATCCGAATTTGGGTGTTTTTACCCATTGTATTAATCACATTCTTCACTGGAATCATCAAACATTATGTAACAATTCTGTTGTCCTCAGAAAAGAAGACTGAATTGCAGCAAGTTACTGATAGGTAAAATAAGATGAGACTGTTTGCATGATAATTGGTTCGAATTTCCTCAAACAAGTCAATGTAAATAATGCGAAGCATGGTGACATTTAACCAATCTAGTAATTTAGAAAACTGAATGTTTTAAGTTTTGTAGTATCCATTAATGATCTGTGAATATAAGACCATTTTGTTGCCAACAATAGATGGTTCAGATTGAAAAAGCTTAGGTCTAACAACTTAAAAGAATTCAGGGGCTATAAATACAGTAGGAGGAATGACCACAACTAGGCTTCAACCCAGGACCCTTCAGTTTAAATCCCTTCAGCTTGGTCAGTAGAGCATTTGTTTTCAAACTGAAGGGTGCTGGGTTTGGGCctaatctcagcgagattcgttGAGACTGAAAATATATGATGGACGTGTTGCTGAGATGAGGTTGGGGCCTAATTGTTGTAATTCTTCCTTcttttacagtttttaaaaccCAAGAATTAATAATCTTGCCGTGACCAGGTAACATTAAGAATTTGTCCCATATAGCATGTTTAGTTGCAATGCAGCAGCAGCGAAATGGATATGCTTTCTGTTAAATTTAAGCTTGTTAAAAAATCTGCAGGGGTAAACATGAAAAAgacataaatatacatattacaaACCTTTCTGAACATGTTTAATATAGTTAAGTacacaaaatatccatttagtGAGACATATCAAGGCTATAACACTTTTTCTACGTTTGAAATTGCCTGCCATTTTTGCAGGAAATAGCACATTGTTTTGGATTTTATCACTAAATTTGCTAAGAAGCTAGTAAAAGGGGCAAATTCTATCGTAAAACTGGGTCTGTAGGAGATCTgacattttattgataatttattcTATCTATTTAAACCCTGGTCTGGTACACAATATTTTCTCCCTTTCCAATTCATTTGATACTGTGGATACATTTCATTTACAAAGATTCAGACACTATCAAACTATTACACTATGTAACTATGCTAAAAGTCCCTTTTATTTCCATGGGGAGTTCCACAGTGGAACACCCCATGGAAATAAAAGGGTCTTTTAGCATAGTTACACAGTGTAATAGTTCAATAGTGTCTgaatttttgtaaatgaaatgtATCGTAatagaaaaggaaaaaatatgtgGACCAACTATCAAACCTTtatctaaaatacatgtatgtgtctgTTGCCAGCAAATGAATTTGTCTGACTGTtgcatataaagaaaatttactgCTACTACAATGTCTCATAGCCAACATGTCAATCTCATTTGAACTTTCAGTTTGTGTTAAATTACAGAATGCAGTGATAAATCTTAACTTTATTATCATTAAGTTGATGTCATCTTAGTATATATTCTTTTTCAGCCATGTTCTAATCAGAAGTAGAATTCTCAGAGAAAATGGAAAATTTATAACAAAGCAGGTATATAAActtgtatttttattgattttgataaacaaaGTGTTTCTTGcttatgaaattttatttattttatatggagatttaaatttttttgctaatttttagttagttaaactttcaagtttgaaaagaaaaaaatttcccTCCCTCCCTCTTTGGTCTAGAAACCCTTGGCAGCAATtccaaaaaaaacatttatttaaggaTGGCCTaagatattaaatattattagcACATTTACATCACAATAAAATAAGTGGGTAATAGATTGTTTTACATTCATTCTTTTCAGGGATTCTTAATGAGGAAAAGCTTTTTCAATGCAGAAAATACAGGTTATTTCAAAACGGAGAAAAGAGAATCGAATGCTAAAAATCCAATGACAGGTATGCTGAAAATaagttaatagaaaaatatcttaagTCTTCGAAATCttatataaatcaaacaaatgcCTCATTTATTATAGCAAGCCCTgaactaatatacatgtaaaaaccaTGTGATGATTAACAGAAAATAGCTGTTTTTTAATAAGGTTTACATAGAAATGATTAAGagcataaatatatattcactgtacatgtatttactaatGCATTTTCATCTATTTCTGTCTCCTAGATCCTTCCATGATGACAGACATGCTGAAGGGTAATGTCACCAATGTGTTACCTATGATTGTTATAGGAGGGTGGATCAACTGGGCATTCTCAGGCTTCTTGACAAGTAAGTAAAAATAGGCTATCAAATACAAAAGATATGGCCAAACAAATCTAAAAGCTGATCACTGAGAAAGTGTGAATTGATGACGGCTGATGATGTTGGACAAATACAgagtataatttttcttttgattttacaGCCAAAGTTCCATTTCCCTTGACTCTCCGATTCAAGCCTATGTTGCAAAGAGGGGTAGAGCTGGTTTCTCTTGATGCCTCTTGGTAATGTTTTACTTAATCAATTATTAATATGgtacacatgtacattgatATAAGTATCTCtttttgtaaacattgtaaagaaAAGTAATAACTTAAAGCCAGCAAAATTgttgtttgtatatttattgtgcTGTCTGATTTGTTTTCAGGGTTAGTTCAGCCTCATGGTATTTCCTAAATGTTTTTGGATTAAGAAGTTTATACACTCTCATACTGGGCCAAGATAATTGTAAGTTTTAATGACAGAATGATCAAgtcatatcatttaaaaaaagaaaagaaatgaaactaaaaacaggactttgaaaattttccttGTAATGATAAGAGGCCAGGTTTCTGCGTTTACTTGGATAAATGAAGTTATTAAGCTATCCATCTTCTTTATTTACAGCCGCTGATCAGACAAAAGCCATGCAGGAACAGATGTCAGGAGCAGGCATGATGACCCCACCTGATCCAATGAAAGCCTTCAAAGGAGAGTGGGAGGCGCTAGAAGTCTGTAACCACCAATGGTGTCTCCAGGGAGTGGAGGAGGATTTGA
This genomic window from Crassostrea angulata isolate pt1a10 chromosome 8, ASM2561291v2, whole genome shotgun sequence contains:
- the LOC128159554 gene encoding protein UXT homolog, giving the protein MCAEGIPSKVVQYEQFLNERLKADLSQVIEQRDRLYGEVAEYLQLKTVIERLKESNYKSDGLKTKVDLGCNFYVQANVPDASMIYVKVGFGFFLEMTHDEALAFIEKKVSMINSKIEVLTKDAAKIKAHIKLVLQGLQEIQNLDFQPEKPYRDVLS
- the LOC128159552 gene encoding transketolase-like protein 2 isoform X2, whose product is MAGTIDSKTKQTLKDIANKLRIHSINSTTAAGTGHPTSCCSIAEVMSVLFFNTMKYTISEPRGANNDRFVLSKGHAAPILYAAWAEAGLFPASDLLNLRKIDSDLEGHPTPRLNFVDVATGSLGQGLSCAAGMAYTGKYIDKADYRVFCIIGDGESAEGSVWEAMAFSSFYKLDNLVAIFDVNRLGQSEPTSLQHDMDVYRKRAEAFGWNTSVVEGHDVEALSKAFYDASTVKGRPTCILAKTFKGKGIPGIEDEENWHGKPLAAKSEAAIKAIEDNISNKGPHGLTPKSPSNQAKAVNISNIKLSEPPTYDKSAQVATRAAYGTALVKIGKNNDRVVAMDGDTKNSTFSIKFKEAFPDRFIECFIAEQNLVGVGIGCGTRGRTVPFISTFACFLSRAFDQIRMGAISQTNANFVGSHSGVSIGEDGPSQMALEDLSMFRSIPGSTVFYPSDAVSTERAVELAANTPGVCFIRTSRPNCPILYSPDDNLQIGKARVVRKSDSDKVTVIGCCVTLFEALKAADKLAIDGVNIRVIDPFTIKPIDAETIRSNAKETGGKIITVEDHYPEGGLGEAVCSAVACCRDITVKKLAVQEVPRSGKSAELLEKYGISANCIVKAVNQILSQ
- the LOC128159553 gene encoding ER membrane protein complex subunit 3-like is translated as MAELLLDSDIRIWVFLPIVLITFFTGIIKHYVTILLSSEKKTELQQVTDSHVLIRSRILRENGKFITKQGFLMRKSFFNAENTGYFKTEKRESNAKNPMTDPSMMTDMLKGNVTNVLPMIVIGGWINWAFSGFLTTKVPFPLTLRFKPMLQRGVELVSLDASWVSSASWYFLNVFGLRSLYTLILGQDNSADQTKAMQEQMSGAGMMTPPDPMKAFKGEWEALEVCNHQWCLQGVEEDLIDGPVQPETIYIKNKYA
- the LOC128159552 gene encoding transketolase-like protein 2 isoform X1 — protein: MSEYHRPDAKTLQNLKDIANKLRIHSIKMTDASNSGHPTSCCSIAEVMSVLFFNTMKYTISEPRGANNDRFVLSKGHAAPILYAAWAEAGLFPASDLLNLRKIDSDLEGHPTPRLNFVDVATGSLGQGLSCAAGMAYTGKYIDKADYRVFCIIGDGESAEGSVWEAMAFSSFYKLDNLVAIFDVNRLGQSEPTSLQHDMDVYRKRAEAFGWNTSVVEGHDVEALSKAFYDASTVKGRPTCILAKTFKGKGIPGIEDEENWHGKPLAAKSEAAIKAIEDNISNKGPHGLTPKSPSNQAKAVNISNIKLSEPPTYDKSAQVATRAAYGTALVKIGKNNDRVVAMDGDTKNSTFSIKFKEAFPDRFIECFIAEQNLVGVGIGCGTRGRTVPFISTFACFLSRAFDQIRMGAISQTNANFVGSHSGVSIGEDGPSQMALEDLSMFRSIPGSTVFYPSDAVSTERAVELAANTPGVCFIRTSRPNCPILYSPDDNLQIGKARVVRKSDSDKVTVIGCCVTLFEALKAADKLAIDGVNIRVIDPFTIKPIDAETIRSNAKETGGKIITVEDHYPEGGLGEAVCSAVACCRDITVKKLAVQEVPRSGKSAELLEKYGISANCIVKAVNQILSQ